The DNA sequence TTCTACTTAAAGATAGTCTTAAACAAATTACACTTAGAACTTTAAGAAAAGATTTGGCATTCCTATGCAATAAAGGCATTATTAAAAAAACTTTATTAAGACTAGGTGAAGGAAATGGCTCATACATAAGATATACAATAACTAAATACAGCATTAATAACTTAAAAAGACTGCTTAAAGCTCAACAAGAAATCACCGAACATGATGTTAATAAAGTATTCATATTTACAAAAGAAACACAAAAAAAATATTTCAAAAATAGGAGGTTTAAAATTTTTAAATCTAAAAATGCAACTAAAAATGTCAGTCATAATATAACTAATAATAAATATATAAATAATAAAGAAAAAATAGAAAAAGAAAGTAAAAGTAAGATAATAAACAATACAGATTATCTAATAAAAAATGTGTCTAAATGGAAAACAATGAGATTTTTAGACAAAATAGAAGAAAATGTAAACAAAAAAAGATATGAAGATAGCGTAATACGAACAAAAGAATGGTTGAAAAATTATAATGACCAACACAAAAGAAATAGGATAAAGTACAATGAGCATACTGAATAAACTAGAAAAGAAAATAGAGAACAGAGACAGGTCAAATAACGTTTTTTCTAAAATAGAAAGAGAAAGTACTAGAACAATCTATTATACAAAGGTATTTAAAGATATTTTTACTTTTGGAATTAGTCAAAAAGAAGAAGGTAAGTTCTTTATCGCTTTAAGAGGTTTGTTCGATATCGATAAAAAAGGTGTATTTCATTTGTTCAGTGTAAAAGAGCAAGCCGATGATAAATTTTTAGGCATGTTTTACGGATTTAAGAGATTAAAAAAACCAATATTTCTTAAATATAAAGATGATGTTACAAATCTCATTGAGACTTCACCTATATATAGACCTTACTATATAGAATTTAGATTTAAAAAAGGTAGTATCTTTTGTTATATAAAGGCGATTCATACTTTAAGAAATAAAGAAAAATTTAAGAAAAATTATGCTCAAAATCTATTGGAAAGAATTATTGACTTAGAAAAGGAGGTATATAAATTTTACAATACAAAGTTACCAAATGGAGGTATCATAACCAGATGGATAAGAAAAAACCAGAGATAATTAGTATTGCAAATATTAAGGGAGGTGTTGGTAAAAGTGTTTTAACCATTATCTTTAGTTATATCTTAAAAGATATCGGCAAAAAAGTTTTAGTCATAGATTTTGATCCTCAAAATAGTTTAACTAGTTATTTTTTCAAATATGTAAAGAGTTTAAAGAAAAATAATGTTTATGCTCTTTTAAAAGAAAAATCAAATTTTAGTTTGGATAAATATTTGAGTAAAATACATGAAAATATATATCTTATACCTTCTCATCCGAATTTACACCTTTTCAACAAGGAAAATACCTCTTATAAAGAACTTTGTCTAAAACATAGATTAACAAAAGTTTTACCTTGTTATAATTTTGATTATGTAATAATCGATACTCCTCCTAATTTAGATTCACTTTTAGATAATGCTTTGAATATTACAGATAAACTTGTAATACCTATTCAAGTTGAGCGATTTTCAGTTGAAAGTTTGTCTATATTAATGAAATACATCGAAAAAATTTCAATGTATATAGGTAAAGATATTGATATATCTATAATAGAAAATCAATTTATGAAAAATAGAAATACTTTTAAGAATATAGAGCATTCTATTAAAAATAGGTATGGTAAATATATTAAAGGAAAAATTCATTTTTATAACAAAATAAAGGTTTTTACAAATAATTTACAGGAACCTAGTTCTAAGGAGGCTTATTATCAAGAGAGTTTAGAGTCTTTAAAGAATATGTTAATAATCTAATTTAACCTTTTGGTTAGCTAAATCATAGTTGTTCGCAAGCGAACTTTTTGATTTTTGTTACTTAATAGACAATTTTAATTTTTATTCAAAAGGAGGTTTGGGTATGTTAAAAGATGTAATTGTTTTAAATGATAGAGAAGAAGGTTTGATGGATATTTCAGAAGAAGAAGAATATGAAAATTATAAACATGCTTTAAAGAAGAGCATGGTTAATGATATTGAAAATAAAATTCAAATGATGGAAATATTGTATAACATAAAAAATAAAAAACTTTATCGTATTGATGGATATGAAAGTTTTAATACCTTTATTAAAGGATTTTTAATCGCAAAAACTCAAGCTTATTTGTATTTAAAAGTATATGAGCAGGTTTTAAAAGGTAAGTTAAGTATAAAAGAGATTAAAGATAGAGGAATGATAGAAGTTTATAGGGATATAAAGTCAAAGGAAGTAAGTGACAAAAAATCAAAACAAAACACGATAAAACCTTTGCGTTTTCAACTTAAAAAACAAGAAAGTTATGATTTTTATAAAAAAAATGCAAAGTTTACAGGTTTTGTATTAGATACTCTTTTTTCAAATGATAAAAAATATTTAGATAAGTTGTTTAAAGAATATTCGGGTTTGTCTCTTAAAAAGAAATAGGTAATGTAGATTACGACTTGAAAAAGTTAGTTAATTATTGTAACATTCTTTTCAGATTATATTAGTCATTTTAGTATGATCCTAATTGGAAATTATGTGACCTTTAGTGGGTTTTGTTGGTAGTTTTAAATTAATCAAATAAAACTATTAACAAAATCCACTTTTTATTAAAGTTTTTCTATCCTTAATTTCAAAATATTTTATTTTTTTAGATGAAAGTATTTATTATTTTTAGTTTTTGTTATATTATTTTTTATAGATAATCAATTAGAAGTTAAATATGACAAAAACTAAAAATCAACATACAAAAACTAGAATGCGCAGAGCAGTTAAGAAACTGGGTAAACAAAAGATAAAAGTCACAGATATAAGAGTAAATAATCAAGCTTTAGTAACCAATGAGAATCAAGCAAGGGTAAACTTTCTAAAATCTCTATATATTCTACGTATGAATTTAAGTGGTGTAGCTAAGAATCTTAATGGATATGGGTATAAATATCAAAATTTCAATGAGATAATCAGAGAGATAAAGAATGTTATAAAGAGTAACAATTTAGATATTGATTTCCTGCAATATCCAACATTTAAAGTTGTAGGAAATAATACAATTAATGTTATTACAACAACATTTTATAGTCCAAGTAGTGGCTACTGTGAGTCATTTGATACGCCTATTTACAGCGAAGAATTTTCTTCTCTAGGCGCCAAGAATCAAAATACTTTATCTCAACTTGTAGGTTCATGCATAACATATCATAAAAGATATGCTCTTGTAGCATACCTATCAATAGAGAGTGAAGTTGACACTGATGCTAGTTCATTATTACCCGAGCTAGAAAATAATAGAGAGAGAGTTAAAGTTATTGCCAAAAACAATGATGGGAATACACAAGTAAATATATCAGGAAATAATGTAGAGGATAAAAACACTGTTCATACTGACCAATCTAAATCTAAGAGCAATGTAGAGACAAATAAATTTAAGTATTATAGAAATCTACTCATAGCAGCACGTAACATGCATAAATTTGTTCTTAATAAACCATTTAACAGTTTAGAAGAGATAAATTCATATCTTAAATCTATTCAGGTTGGAGATGATTCGAGTATACTTGAATACTTTAATAAAAATAAAACATTAAAGAGTATACAGTATTGGTGTAATTTGATAAAAGAGTATTTTAGTAAGAGTAGTAGAGACCCAGAAAAATTAGAAAAGTTTGATATATTTTTAGCTTTTGATTTACATAAGCTTGGTAATAGTCCACTGAAATTATTTGGGCACTTATCTACTGATAAGGAATTTGATTGTTTGTTTAGAACTGCATAAAAGGTAAGCCCCAATAGGGGCTTACTCATTAAAATTACTTTAATTTTGTATATCTCTTATATACATCTTCAGCAATAGGTTTTGTTTGAGAGATATATTTTTTTAGTAGGGAGATATTAAAGTTTAATGCTTTGATTGTATGTTCTGATTTTAATTTGCTTGCATCAAAAAAAGAAAATTTGGGAAAATTTTCATTCTTTACCTTTGTCTTAGCATCAACTAAAAATCCTTGTAAATAAAGTACGTATTTTGAGAGTTCAGATTCATATTTACTTATTGATTCTAAATTAGAATCATCTGGCATAGTTGGTTCTTTAGTTAAGGAAGCAATAGTTGTGCAACTAATTAGTATAGAAATAATAAAGAAAAGAACAACTTTAAATAGTCTATTCATTATTTCTGTCCTCTTCTTTAAGCTTATTAATATAAGCATGCATAAGCTTATTTCTCTTTAAACGTAGTGAAGCAATGTGTTTTGCATTCTCTTTACTTAAATGTTCATTAGAGCTATCTATTATCTCTAAATTAATTCTTAAGATGTCATCAAATTGTGAGAGTATTTTCATGCTTTCAGCTTGTTCCCTTTTAATTAAATTATCCCTGTACATAGAATAAAAGTAATTTATTACTCTGCTAAAGATATTAATGTATTTTTGTGTGTTGTTATTTGAGTCTTGCTTTAGCAGTTCTGTAAATTTGTTTAGTATATCTATACTTAATTTTGCAGTAGTTAAATTCAATTTATAACCCCTTTGAATATGATTCTTTTATTCCTTCCCATTTTGGCAATCTCATGTTTTCAGGATTATTATTAACCTTTTCTATAAATTCTTGTATTTTATTATTAATAGGAGTTAATGCTTCTTGGATTTGGGGAGTTAATGCATTCTCTAATCTTTCCATGTTTTTAGTGAAAATAATTCTGTATTCTGTGTAAACTTCATTAAGTAGCATAAATATTTTATGAGCATTCACGTTAAAAGAGCCATCTTCAAAATTAGACAGTGTACTAAATAATGTTTCTATTGCATTTAAAGCAGTATTTAATGAACTAATGTCAAGAGTCATTGATTAATCCTTTCCTTTATGCTTTCTTTTAAATTTAGTTGCTAATAAACTTATGATATCTTTAATTACCGGTTTAAAGATAAGTCCTATACCTAAAATAAAAGTGGCAATGACAATTAATTTAATTTCATTGATATTAATTAAAAGTTCTGATATTTCAGACAATTTAGTTAAAGTGAAATGATCCATTAACCTTGTAACCTCACATAAAAAAGATAAATAAAGTATATTACAAAAAGTACCAAAAACTAATAATTTTTTATATTTAGTAAAGTAAAATTATAACTTTACTAAAGAGGGGACTGTACCACTTGTATATGAACGTTTTTGCATATACCACCCTCTAAATAGAGGAGAATAATCATTTAATCTTAGATTTTTTCCTATTCTCTCATATACAATTGATCTACTTGATTCATCAGTGTATTGAAGATATACTCTTTTTGTAACATCATGATAACTATTGATTTCAATATCAACATAAACATCTAGATAAATGGGTTTACCATCTTCAAATTTATAAAAAACAAGTGTAACATCTTGACTTGATGTGTTTTGTGTCATATTAAGTCTATAAGCCCTATCTCTAAGAGAAGATTCATAAATGCGCGTACTTGTAGTTGATGTTCTTGATGAGCTAAAACTTGAAGGAATGCCTGTTAAATATTCTGGTATTGTAGTTTTTTGTAGCGAGTTATAACTTGATATAGTAACAAATTTGTCTGAACTAGAGAAATGCGAATAAGAACTCATATTACTTGTAAGATCACTTCTGATATAGCTAGATAAATTACTCTTATAACTTGAGTCATTATTCATAAGTTTGCTTAGTAGTTTAGAGTAAAGTTTATCTGTAAATTCACTATTCTCAGCAAGTTCTGTTGCAATTATGTCTTTAATTACTTCCTTAAAATAAGATAATCCTTCTCCTTTAAACGTTTTATCTTTAGTCTTTTGAAGGAAGTTTTCATAAGTAATTGCATTACAACTTGCAACACCATCATCTAATAAAAGTAAATCACTATTTTTTATATCATTTACCCTATTTAAATCTTTAATTTGTATAAATTCATTCTCGTCCATTAAAAGTCTCTCATCTGTTGACAAATGATACCTCCATTAGTTAAAAGAAACAACTTCTATATTTTGATTGTCAATAATTTTAAGTTTTCTTCCTATAGGAATCATGCCTTTAATAAAAGCATAAATTGAATGAGAATATCCTTTAGGAATAAAATTGAATGCTAGTGTTTTATATTTATCTTCGTATCCTTGTTTTGATTGACGTAAGCGTATACGTTTGGGTTTTACTCCAACAGCAGTACTAGGAGTAATATATGATATAAAATTAGTTTTTATACTTCCAAGTAATTTAATACTAATAACTCCAGCTTCTGGTGTTGTAATTTCAATATCAACATTAAGAAAAGCTTTAAATAATCTAATAAATGACTCATCAGTACCAATATGTCTTAAAGCAAAAATGACGCTGTCAATATTGCTTGCAAGCTCTTTTAATGGGCGACTTTTATAGTGAAAAGTTTTAAATACGTTTGATAACCAGACAGCAATAAAATGAGAAGATAGATAGTTACTAGCAATAATACCAGAGAAATTAGAATTTAAGCTCTTAATTTCAGCAAGTATTTTATTTGCATAATCTAATTCTGAACGTATAAATTTTTCTATTTGTGTTTTATGAAGAAAACCTGGTATGCTCAATATATCTCCTTAAGTTTGAATATCAATAAGTAATCTATCAGTGAGACTGAAGTTAAGTATTTCTGATGGACTGATTTCAATATCTTGATTCTCTTTAAAATCACTTGTGCTAATGTTACTTATACTTGTCTCAGCATTGTCTTGAATGCAGGCATTAATTTTAAGTCCTTGAATGCCTTTTATCTCATTAACCGGAGCAGTAAAATCTTGATATTCAAAACTAATTCCCATGTCAGAGTAATTATTATTGATAATTCTCCTGTATATTTCTCTTATTTGCATGTCGATATTGAGATAAATGTGATTTTTAAGGTCAAGTTTGTATTTTACTTTAAGATAGATATATTTAGTCTTTCCTAGAGAAACTTTATAAGATTTAACTTGATTGTGGCTATTTATTCCATCAATATCAATATCACCTTCTAAGATAGTTCCACTAGGAATAGTGCTATAAAGTACTTCCCAAAGGTTTGCTTTGAATGTAGAATCTTTAATTGTGTTCTTAGAGTCGTTTAAGATGGTATCATTAACAATAAGATAAATATTAGCTTTTCCTGCTGTGCTTACAATGTTAACGTATTTTACATCTGGTAAGTTCAGTATAGCATTTCTTAATGCTTCATGAGTGGTGCTTTTAACACTTATATGAGACTCTATAGCCTTCCAATACTCACCTTGTGGTTTAAGTTTATCCATAAAAAGGTTAAGTTCATTAATTATTTGTTCCTCAACTGTAGCAAGAGAAGCAGCTATGATGTTGTAAATGGATGATGGGTCATCTTTTATCACAATACCATGTGTTTGTTTTAAATATTCTCTCTTTGTGTTAATTATTTGTGAGATATTTTGTTTTAGAATGCCGAAATTATTATCAAAAGCAATACTCATATGCAAATCTCCATTTGAAGAGAATCACCAGGAAAATAGAGAGTAATTTGTAATATTTTTGAGTTTATATTAATGTTAACTCCAGTAAGATCAATTTCCAGTTCTTGGGCAACAGAGTAGAGATAATATTTAATTTGATCTAGAGTGCCAAGCTTACATAATTTAAGGATATGTGTATAATCAAATCCCCATGTTGGATTTAGAGCAAGACTTCCTTTAGGGGTTTTAAGGAAAATAAATAATCTTTGTTTTTGCTCTTCTATTCCATCAGCAATCTGTAAGTCTGAGCCTGATACTAAATTAAACTGCAAATCAACCTTTAAATCCATACTAACCTATGTAAATCAATCTTTAACCTTTAACTTAAGGAAATGTATAACAAAAATAGCAAAAAACTAATTAAATAAATTATTAATTTTGCTATTTATTTTTGATGTATAGTAAGAGAGAGAAGAGTAATCAATGCTTGAATTTCCTATAATTCTTAAGTTATTAATAGCATTTACTATTGCCTCTAAGATGTCTTTAAGACTAGTTATCTCATTACGTATATCCAACTTATGTTTAGCATATATTTTAAGATACTTAGGGTCAATTGCACTTAATATATAAAAATGATGTTTATCAAAATATATATTGTCATCTGTATTAAATAGATTAATGTTTGATTGAAGAAGTACTACTCTGTCATCTTTGTGAAGACTTAGACTAATATTCGATATATTACGAGTGTGAATCTCAAGTCCTTTATATTCTTCAATGTCTACAATACCTTCTTGAGTATCGCTGTTAAATGATTTTATAATTCCTATTTTTGATATGCATATATTGTTAGCTATCCATTCTTTGCTCTCTTCTTGAGTTAAAGCAGAACCAGACATGCTCTGATTCATTCTATAAATTTCATAATTAAAGTTCATATCCTCTCCTTTATTTTTAGGTGATTAATGTCATCATAAAGCTTTAAGGTAAGTGAACATTCACCAGAATTGCTTAGAGAAGCATTAGTTTCACAAATCGTGCTCTTTATTATATTCCCCAAAGAATCTCTAAATGATACTCTGTCACCAACTTTTAATTTATGAGTATAAGTAAGCTTTGCTCTCCAATATATAAGTCTTATATTAAGAGTAGTGCCTATAGTAATTTCTTGCTTTGGGATAAATTCAAGACCATAATCTTCAAGTGATTCATAATGAGCATCAGGACCGGTTAATTGATGATTTGTGAATATGAGATTACATTCAACCAAATCAACTCCATTACCAACATCAGCAATAACATTTTGTATATATTTTTTAGATAATTTTTCTATAAATTCTTTTGGAGTTCTAGCATAAATATGCTCTTCTATGATTTTAAGTCTGTCATTAGTGCTCATATTGATTATATTTCTACCCGGAAAGGCAAAGTTTATAGCGTCCTCAACCGTCATTCCTTTAAATTGTTTTGTTTCAAGTTCTCGGTTAAAGAAATTACTCTTTGATGCTAAATGAAGTTCAAGCTCTATGCTAAAATCACCACTAGGATAGTCACTGCTCATTGGGACTCCCAGATAACCTGCCATAATGAATGTAAATGAGTCTTCATGAGCAAATTTTTTATAGTATATCTTTACAATATCTCCTTCATGTATATGATTGTTGAAATCGAGGTGTAAATTCCAAAGAACAAGTTTGGCTTGTTTTGCCCTTACAAAATTGTAACTTGAATAAACATTAGATATTGAGATATCAACATAAATGCCATGTTGTGTGTTGATAATGATTTTAGGAGAAGATTCTGGTGTTGCATCACCAGTAATATTTTTATTTGAGCTAGTAGTAGAGTAAAATTCAATCTTAAAATCATATTTAAGTAATATCACAAGCTTATCCTTTGTATTTATCCAAATGAAAGGTTTTAATAACTTCCATGTTAAGATTAAGCTCAACTTCATCTATGAAAGGCACATCTTTAAATGTTAGGGAAGTAATTACAACTAATTCTTTAATGCCAAAAGTTGGACTATAAGCAGTAAAGGGAACTTGTGCTTGAAGTCTACCAGCCAGTTGTTCTTTAACTAAATTACTATCAAATTCAAGTAGTGAGTTACCAAAAGGAGTTAATTTCAGTGGAGCTAACATATTCTTATAAAGACTTGTAAGTACACCACCATTTAAAGCAATAACTTCTCCTGTAAGTACAGGGTTATAACTTACATATTCAGCTTTCCTTAAGTAGTAA is a window from the Borrelia puertoricensis genome containing:
- a CDS encoding plasmid maintenance protein; this translates as MINTNLEVKTYSKPLKEYHNRYYKILSILRYFQKNAIKYNQTFILNTLNIFLLKDSLKQITLRTLRKDLAFLCNKGIIKKTLLRLGEGNGSYIRYTITKYSINNLKRLLKAQQEITEHDVNKVFIFTKETQKKYFKNRRFKIFKSKNATKNVSHNITNNKYINNKEKIEKESKSKIINNTDYLIKNVSKWKTMRFLDKIEENVNKKRYEDSVIRTKEWLKNYNDQHKRNRIKYNEHTE
- a CDS encoding DUF226 domain-containing protein, which produces MSILNKLEKKIENRDRSNNVFSKIERESTRTIYYTKVFKDIFTFGISQKEEGKFFIALRGLFDIDKKGVFHLFSVKEQADDKFLGMFYGFKRLKKPIFLKYKDDVTNLIETSPIYRPYYIEFRFKKGSIFCYIKAIHTLRNKEKFKKNYAQNLLERIIDLEKEVYKFYNTKLPNGGIITRWIRKNQR
- a CDS encoding ParA family protein; this translates as MDKKKPEIISIANIKGGVGKSVLTIIFSYILKDIGKKVLVIDFDPQNSLTSYFFKYVKSLKKNNVYALLKEKSNFSLDKYLSKIHENIYLIPSHPNLHLFNKENTSYKELCLKHRLTKVLPCYNFDYVIIDTPPNLDSLLDNALNITDKLVIPIQVERFSVESLSILMKYIEKISMYIGKDIDISIIENQFMKNRNTFKNIEHSIKNRYGKYIKGKIHFYNKIKVFTNNLQEPSSKEAYYQESLESLKNMLII
- a CDS encoding chromosome replication/partitioning protein, translated to MLKDVIVLNDREEGLMDISEEEEYENYKHALKKSMVNDIENKIQMMEILYNIKNKKLYRIDGYESFNTFIKGFLIAKTQAYLYLKVYEQVLKGKLSIKEIKDRGMIEVYRDIKSKEVSDKKSKQNTIKPLRFQLKKQESYDFYKKNAKFTGFVLDTLFSNDKKYLDKLFKEYSGLSLKKK
- a CDS encoding ERF family protein; translation: MTKTKNQHTKTRMRRAVKKLGKQKIKVTDIRVNNQALVTNENQARVNFLKSLYILRMNLSGVAKNLNGYGYKYQNFNEIIREIKNVIKSNNLDIDFLQYPTFKVVGNNTINVITTTFYSPSSGYCESFDTPIYSEEFSSLGAKNQNTLSQLVGSCITYHKRYALVAYLSIESEVDTDASSLLPELENNRERVKVIAKNNDGNTQVNISGNNVEDKNTVHTDQSKSKSNVETNKFKYYRNLLIAARNMHKFVLNKPFNSLEEINSYLKSIQVGDDSSILEYFNKNKTLKSIQYWCNLIKEYFSKSSRDPEKLEKFDIFLAFDLHKLGNSPLKLFGHLSTDKEFDCLFRTA
- a CDS encoding BBA14 family lipoprotein is translated as MNRLFKVVLFFIISILISCTTIASLTKEPTMPDDSNLESISKYESELSKYVLYLQGFLVDAKTKVKNENFPKFSFFDASKLKSEHTIKALNFNISLLKKYISQTKPIAEDVYKRYTKLK
- a CDS encoding BlyB family putative holin accessory protein, which gives rise to MNLTTAKLSIDILNKFTELLKQDSNNNTQKYINIFSRVINYFYSMYRDNLIKREQAESMKILSQFDDILRINLEIIDSSNEHLSKENAKHIASLRLKRNKLMHAYINKLKEEDRNNE
- a CDS encoding BlyB family putative holin accessory protein, translated to MTLDISSLNTALNAIETLFSTLSNFEDGSFNVNAHKIFMLLNEVYTEYRIIFTKNMERLENALTPQIQEALTPINNKIQEFIEKVNNNPENMRLPKWEGIKESYSKGL
- a CDS encoding BlyA family holin, translating into MDHFTLTKLSEISELLININEIKLIVIATFILGIGLIFKPVIKDIISLLATKFKRKHKGKD
- a CDS encoding DUF685 domain-containing protein — its product is MSTDERLLMDENEFIQIKDLNRVNDIKNSDLLLLDDGVASCNAITYENFLQKTKDKTFKGEGLSYFKEVIKDIIATELAENSEFTDKLYSKLLSKLMNNDSSYKSNLSSYIRSDLTSNMSSYSHFSSSDKFVTISSYNSLQKTTIPEYLTGIPSSFSSSRTSTTSTRIYESSLRDRAYRLNMTQNTSSQDVTLVFYKFEDGKPIYLDVYVDIEINSYHDVTKRVYLQYTDESSRSIVYERIGKNLRLNDYSPLFRGWYMQKRSYTSGTVPSLVKL
- a CDS encoding DUF735 family protein; the encoded protein is MSIPGFLHKTQIEKFIRSELDYANKILAEIKSLNSNFSGIIASNYLSSHFIAVWLSNVFKTFHYKSRPLKELASNIDSVIFALRHIGTDESFIRLFKAFLNVDIEITTPEAGVISIKLLGSIKTNFISYITPSTAVGVKPKRIRLRQSKQGYEDKYKTLAFNFIPKGYSHSIYAFIKGMIPIGRKLKIIDNQNIEVVSFN
- a CDS encoding DUF276 domain-containing protein (DUF276 is restricted to Borreliella and related spirochetes.), whose translation is MSIAFDNNFGILKQNISQIINTKREYLKQTHGIVIKDDPSSIYNIIAASLATVEEQIINELNLFMDKLKPQGEYWKAIESHISVKSTTHEALRNAILNLPDVKYVNIVSTAGKANIYLIVNDTILNDSKNTIKDSTFKANLWEVLYSTIPSGTILEGDIDIDGINSHNQVKSYKVSLGKTKYIYLKVKYKLDLKNHIYLNIDMQIREIYRRIINNNYSDMGISFEYQDFTAPVNEIKGIQGLKINACIQDNAETSISNISTSDFKENQDIEISPSEILNFSLTDRLLIDIQT
- a CDS encoding DUF777 family protein, which codes for MNFNYEIYRMNQSMSGSALTQEESKEWIANNICISKIGIIKSFNSDTQEGIVDIEEYKGLEIHTRNISNISLSLHKDDRVVLLQSNINLFNTDDNIYFDKHHFYILSAIDPKYLKIYAKHKLDIRNEITSLKDILEAIVNAINNLRIIGNSSIDYSSLSYYTSKINSKINNLFN
- a CDS encoding DUF693 family protein — encoded protein: MILLKYDFKIEFYSTTSSNKNITGDATPESSPKIIINTQHGIYVDISISNVYSSYNFVRAKQAKLVLWNLHLDFNNHIHEGDIVKIYYKKFAHEDSFTFIMAGYLGVPMSSDYPSGDFSIELELHLASKSNFFNRELETKQFKGMTVEDAINFAFPGRNIINMSTNDRLKIIEEHIYARTPKEFIEKLSKKYIQNVIADVGNGVDLVECNLIFTNHQLTGPDAHYESLEDYGLEFIPKQEITIGTTLNIRLIYWRAKLTYTHKLKVGDRVSFRDSLGNIIKSTICETNASLSNSGECSLTLKLYDDINHLKIKERI
- a CDS encoding DUF792 family protein; the protein is MQPMEIFQIIKDTVTQIFALFSTDNFIVLFPRPDLKGLGYLPQLFFIKPKFELITRTYNTTCSKRPVINYYLRKAEYVSYNPVLTGEVIALNGGVLTSLYKNMLAPLKLTPFGNSLLEFDSNLVKEQLAGRLQAQVPFTAYSPTFGIKELVVITSLTFKDVPFIDEVELNLNMEVIKTFHLDKYKG